The genomic window CGGAAGCAAGGTTGAGGTGATCGTATTTCCAGCAGGCAAGGAGGAAGATGTTTTCAGTTTCATGGATAAAGTTGTGAAGGAAAAAAAGATTGCGCCCATGAGCCTGAAACAGATTGAAAAGATAGTACATGAATCACGGGCAGTAAAATGAAGAAACAGATAGTGCTTGATACCAATGTCCTGATATCGGGCTATCTGTGGAAAGGCAAGCCCCGTCAGGCAATACAGGTGATTAAGTCTGGAGATTTCGTCTGTTGTATTGTACGGATTCTCTGGATGAGCTTGTCAGGATATTGTCGTCAAAGTTCACTCTTGCAGCATCAGAAATATACAAAATCATATTGGATATCAAGAGCATTGGCAGGAGAATTACCATATCTTCAAAAGAGCATCCAATTAGTGATGACCCCTCAGATAATCTGTTTGTAAATCTGGCTATGGATGGGAATGCTAAAATTATTGTAAGTGGTGATTCCCACCTTTTGAGACTTAAAAAATATAAAGGCATAGATATTATAACAGTTGCTGAATTTGTAAAACGATTCTTGTAATTATGTCCCATTTTTATGCAGATAGGTTTCAAAATGCACTTATCAGAAGCATGCAAGACAGGTTGAAATTCTGAGGCATGGAATTCAACCCCGAACGCCGGAAAAATGAACTTAGCATCTTATAAAAAATATTCCTGCATCGTCAGGACAATGGCGGGGGATGAACTACCCGCGCTACAGATTCTGGCTTGCTCAAGTCCATGATATTTGGACATTTGACGCAAAAGTATGACACAAATATTTCATTTGTTGGCTTTCGCTGTGCCAAACCCTATGAAACTATTCTTGCGACCGTCAATAATATTTACATTACTGTTGACAATTAATTTTACATACATTAACATAATAACGTAAACAATAGTGTTGTGATGCCGTAAAAAATAAAATTCTATTTTCGGGAGATATATGGCTAACTATCATATTTCTAAACATTCAAAATTCATCCAACAGATGCGCAAAAAGCGCAATCTGACCCAGGAGTATCTGGCGTCAAAGATTGGTGTTTCCCGGCCTACGTATATCCAAATAGAGCAGGGCGAGAAGGATTTGACAATTTCCTCAGCGAAAACACTTGCAGATATTTTTGGCATTTCTTTTGATGATTTTATAGGCGGCAAAGAGCCAAGGCATGAGGTTATTTTAGAAAAAGTGAGTGCAGGTAAAAAAACAGATTCCAGTCTTCAAATCCGCGTAACGCGAAAGAATCTTGATAAATTCAAGCAGGTGTTGCTTTATATTCTGGAAAAAGTCGGCGGCAAGCCAAATGTCGGTGAAACCGTACTCCATAAACTCCTTTATTTTATTGATTTTGATTATTATGAAAAGTTTGAAGAAAACTTAATGGGGGCGACTTACATTAAAAATCATCACGGACCGACATCGGTTGAGCTGGGAACAATTTTAAAAGATATGCAGAAAAACGGCGAGATTGAAGCGGTAAAAAGCAAATATTTTAACCATTTGCAAAAAAAATATCTGCCTGTCAAGCGAGCCGATCTTAATGCCCTCTCGGCACGGGAAATTGGTCATATTGAAGAAGTCCTGGCTCGTCTTTCTGATAAAAATGCTAAAGAAATAGAAAATTACTCTCACGAAGATATTCCGTGGAAAGCGGCGAAAGAAGGTCAGCCCATTTCTTATGAAAGTGTGTTCTATCGGGACGAACGTTATTCAGTAAGAAACTATGACGATGACCTTTAATGAATTGCCGGAATTTGCCAAAGAATTTAAGCAGAAGATCAAGAAGTACAAATCATTGTCGGATGACCTGGAAGAGTTTAAACGCGTACTCACCGTTGAGCCTTTGGGTAACAGTAAACATTTTAATATCATAACAAAGAATGATCGCTGCACTGTCGTAAAGGCGCGTTTATTTTGCCGCTATCTAAAGGGTTCTTCTCTGCGGATTATTTACGCTTTCCATTGCAATGATTTGAGGGTTGACTTTATCGAGATATATTTTAAGGGCGATAAGGAAAATGAAAACTGCGAAAGGATTAAAGCATATCTAAACAGTTTCTAACCCCACCCACCGCCAAATAAAATTGAGTATTGTGAGTTCGGTTGAGTGAAGCGAAAAACCAATAACTTACTATAGACTGACAAGAGAATAATGCTATATCGCAGATCTGCCTGTGCGGTACACGCTGACAGGTCACAAGTAAAAGGGACGGCATTCTTCTTTACCGTAATAACCTGCAAGAGAAATGGCATACAATCCGAAAGTGGGCGTTCTTGTGAAAGAGGGCGATTATGACTTACCAAGAAATGGAGAATAAAGTAGTTTCCATATTAACAAAGTACAATGTCAAGACAATAGGCATCTTCGGCTCTTATGCCAGAGGTGTTCAAAGACCGGACAGCGATCTGGATGTCCTGGTGAATTTCAAGGAGAGAAAGAGCCTGCTTACCTTGGTGAGAATAGAACGGGAGCTGTCTGAGACCATTGGAGTGAAGGTGGATCTTCTCACAGAACAGTCCATAAGCCCATATCTGATCGACAGGATAAAATCGGAAATGAAGGTGATATATCAATGATCAAGGATGGCACCGTATTTTTACGGCACATACTGGATGCAATCAATAAGATTCAGAAATATACAAAAGATATGGATTATGAGGGTTTCAGGGCATCCAGCCTGGTGCAGGATGGTGTAATACGACAATTGGAGATTATTGGAGAGGCTACAAAGAACCTGTCACAGGAAATTCGGGAAAAACATCCTGATATCCCGTGGAAAGACATGGTAGGGATGAGAGACAAACTGATTCACCAATATTTCGGTGTTGATATAGCCGGGGTATGGGACACATTGGAAGAGGATATCCCGACTCTGAAAAGTAATCTGATTAAGCTTTTGTGAGAAACGGAATAATAGAGTTAGCGACTCTGTTACAAAAACCATTGCCAAACTTGATAAGGAGACGGAGACATTGGAAGGCGTCCGGCTCTTGCGGCAAGAGGCAGAAAGGTGAATAGTGACAAGAGGGACACATCCCTATTATCTCAGTTACGATAAAGTACACCCGAAAAGATTATAATTGGAGAGAAAGGAAATATGGTTTTAAAATCAGTTGAATCTGAAAATACAGAATTCAAATCCAGATGGCGGGATGAGGCGGGAAAAAGGGGTTAGCGCAGAAAAATGATAATCGTTAAATCAAAAAACAATGTTCCCTTACGACTAACAAAGGAACGATGGAACCATATTATTCTTAGACATCCCGAAATGGATGTGCAAAAGGAACACGTTTTGGAAACCGTGACTATCCCCGATCTGATTCAGGAGGGGGATTTTGGGGAGTTTCTTGCCGTTAAGTTTTATGAGAAAACACCGCTGACATCCAAGTATTTAGTTGTAATATATAAAGAGGTCATAGATACCGACGGTTTTATAATAACAGCGTATTACGCTACGAAACCTTCTGAAAGGAGGAAAATATTATGGAAGCGATAAAGATACTTGAGAAGAAAGAGAACCTTAACTGGGACTATGATGAAGAGGCAGATGTCCTTTATATAAGTGTAGGAGAGCCGCAAAAGGCGCTCGGCGTGGACATCGGGGAAGGCGCTGTTGTGAGATATATTGAGGCTACCGGCGAGGTTGTGGGGCTTACTCTGATAGGAGTTAAAGAAAGGGTGCTTAGGAGTCTAAAATCTAATTGATATGACACTTGCAGTTGACAAACCCATATTAAACAATCCTTTCGAAGAGCCAAAGGAATACTGGATTTATGATGAGGGTCAGCCAAAAAGGATGCCAGGCAGAAGACCTGGCGGGTTACTATTTTCGCACGGGAAAAAGTCAAAACGAGCAAATAGGACTCTTTGTTTCTGTGGGGATGCTTACTGAGGGATGGGATACAAACAAGGTAACACAATTTTTGGTATTTTTTCCCTGTGTAATCTGCGAAATCTGTGGTTCCAAACGTGTTTCCCCGTTTGCACGAGGACAAGTATTGGTCTGAGGCTTAGCCTCGCTAGTCATTTATTGGGCTCGATGATAACCTTGATG from Candidatus Brocadia sp. includes these protein-coding regions:
- a CDS encoding putative toxin-antitoxin system toxin component, PIN family; protein product: MYCTDSLDELVRILSSKFTLAASEIYKIILDIKSIGRRITISSKEHPISDDPSDNLFVNLAMDGNAKIIVSGDSHLLRLKKYKGIDIITVAEFVKRFL
- a CDS encoding DUF4065 domain-containing protein translates to MANYHISKHSKFIQQMRKKRNLTQEYLASKIGVSRPTYIQIEQGEKDLTISSAKTLADIFGISFDDFIGGKEPRHEVILEKVSAGKKTDSSLQIRVTRKNLDKFKQVLLYILEKVGGKPNVGETVLHKLLYFIDFDYYEKFEENLMGATYIKNHHGPTSVELGTILKDMQKNGEIEAVKSKYFNHLQKKYLPVKRADLNALSAREIGHIEEVLARLSDKNAKEIENYSHEDIPWKAAKEGQPISYESVFYRDERYSVRNYDDDL
- a CDS encoding nucleotidyltransferase family protein, which encodes MTYQEMENKVVSILTKYNVKTIGIFGSYARGVQRPDSDLDVLVNFKERKSLLTLVRIERELSETIGVKVDLLTEQSISPYLIDRIKSEMKVIYQ
- a CDS encoding DUF86 domain-containing protein; its protein translation is MIKDGTVFLRHILDAINKIQKYTKDMDYEGFRASSLVQDGVIRQLEIIGEATKNLSQEIREKHPDIPWKDMVGMRDKLIHQYFGVDIAGVWDTLEEDIPTLKSNLIKLL
- a CDS encoding DUF2283 domain-containing protein yields the protein MEAIKILEKKENLNWDYDEEADVLYISVGEPQKALGVDIGEGAVVRYIEATGEVVGLTLIGVKERVLRSLKSN